Genomic DNA from Desulfuromonas sp. TF:
TAACGACAGGAGATGGTATGATCCCGGAAAAATTGCAAGAAATTCTACAAACAGACGGTGTTGTCGCGATCGCCACCTTGGGCAAGGATGGGCCACACATGGTCAATACCTGGAACAGCTACATCCGCATCTCACCTGAAGGCCGCATGCTGATCCCTGCCGGCTACATGCACAAAACGGAAGAAAACATCAAGCACAATCCTGACGTGCTGATCACCCTCGGCAGCAGTAAAGTCAAAGGCCTGCATGGACCTGGAGCCGGTTTTTTGATCAAGGGGAA
This window encodes:
- a CDS encoding pyridoxamine 5'-phosphate oxidase family protein — translated: MIPEKLQEILQTDGVVAIATLGKDGPHMVNTWNSYIRISPEGRMLIPAGYMHKTEENIKHNPDVLITLGSSKVKGLHGPGAGFLIKGKAAFVASGPDYDLLKSKFSWLRATLAVTIDSATQTW